The Marivirga tractuosa DSM 4126 genome contains the following window.
ACAATTAGATGATATTTTAGTTGCTGGAATCAGGTTATAATACTCTTTCGCTCTTGAATACTAATTAAACAAAAAACGCCAGTTCAATTGAATTTGAACTGGCGTTGTCGTTAAAACCTATATTCTTTAAGAGATGTTGTAGTCACAACAAATTCAAAAAAAATAAAATGAATTAACAGTAATGAAACGTAGATACTTCTTTGACTTCAACTATTAAATGCCTCAATCCATCAACATCACACCTGAAGCTACAAATTTATAATCCATTCTTGGTTCAGTGATCTTTGCTATCTCTTCTGCTGACTCTCCTCCGTCTTCAGCAAAATGCTTTAAGGTTTCTACATCCGTTTCCTCTATCTTTGCTACACCACTCATTTTAACTGATTTTCCAGATAAGTCTTTCGGCATAAAGAAACCATAATCCTTAAAAGTAACTCTCATAGATTCACCATTTGGTAAATCAACTTTCATCCAACATCCTTTAGCCTGGCAAACCTCTGTTACTTTAGCTTCCACAATTGCCATTACAGAATCATTTGAATTCATTTCACTAATCAAACTAGTCAACTGAATTTCATTTTCAACATCAAAAGATGCACCTAGGAAATCACTTTCAGCTTCAGCTGTAACATTTGGTGTTTCTTTAACTTCTTCAGATTGTTCTGAACTCTCTTTTTGCTGACAAGCATTGAATGCTATGGTCAATACCAGAATTGATAAAAATATTTTTTTCATAAGTTATTTGATTTTGAATACGAAGGTAAGTTCTAACACGTTAATAAAAAAGAAAAAAAATGAATGCAACTTTTTAGGGTTTGGCATAATCATTGTAAAAGAAAGATCATAAATAGGATGAAATGGAAAAAAGCAAAAATGTGAACCGAAACGTTTTCTTAGCTATTGGAATAATAGTGGGGTTATTGATTTTCTTTTTAGGT
Protein-coding sequences here:
- a CDS encoding DUF4920 domain-containing protein, encoding MKKIFLSILVLTIAFNACQQKESSEQSEEVKETPNVTAEAESDFLGASFDVENEIQLTSLISEMNSNDSVMAIVEAKVTEVCQAKGCWMKVDLPNGESMRVTFKDYGFFMPKDLSGKSVKMSGVAKIEETDVETLKHFAEDGGESAEEIAKITEPRMDYKFVASGVMLMD